The following proteins come from a genomic window of Hymenobacter canadensis:
- a CDS encoding TonB-dependent receptor, translated as MKHVTLALLLLPVLAHAQAPDTTRLGEVVVTASKVEESILQSPVTVEKLNARQLRLTPAASFFDAIEHLKGVQMITPSLGFRVLNARGFSNTTNVRFAQLVDGIDNQAPHIGAPIGNLLGPSDLDIQAVELVPGTAAALYGLNAINGLANFSTRNPFRSPGLSVQQKVGVNHLNDPATDAHAFSETSVRYAQVLGPKWAVKVNGTYLRGYDWIAHDPTDINPNGNATTGLLGADNPARDLVSSYGNESSNRSNLTLGGKSYQVARTGYREQDVTDYQLQTLKYDAALHYKLTDKAELAYTYRGANFDNVYQRSNRFRLDNYHLQQHALQLTGPVVQARAYFTQENTGRSYNLRSMAENLDRSFKPDNLWNQDYTAAWNAAAQAGQTVAQAHAAARAAADAGRLQPGTPEFQQRLRELADINNWDQGAALRVQADLLHLEGQLNLSEALRRGGSKGLPAWADVLLGLDHRTYFIRPDGNYFINPEAGEDPFSTLTYGKTGGFVQAGARLWEEKIRLTATLRADKNDYFTTRFNPRLTAVYSPTQRHNFRVSYQSGYRFPSLFEGFSNVNSGQVKRIGGLRVMSDGVFENSYLRSSIDAFNAAVTRGVNTGGLSRSQAISQNQGLLQKNPYTYLRPEHIKSVELGYKAALLPGGRLLADMEFYSNTYRDFIAQMEAYVPLNAAGQPLPTGSDLNAVATALSARAGQARYRLWTNSRSRVYNYGGSLGLRYEVAGGYLAGASTTYARLRRTESGDGLEDGFNTPRWAANVSLGNENVAHNIGFGLNYHWQQRYYSQTFLVTGYVPAYGTLDAQLSYRLPEPNLRFKLGASNLLNHYYVSYLGGPGVGALYYLQLTYGL; from the coding sequence ATGAAACACGTTACGCTCGCGCTTCTGCTGCTTCCGGTGCTGGCCCACGCCCAGGCCCCCGATACCACGCGGCTGGGGGAGGTGGTTGTGACGGCCTCGAAGGTGGAAGAAAGTATTCTACAGTCGCCGGTGACGGTGGAAAAGCTCAACGCCCGGCAGCTGCGGCTTACGCCCGCAGCCTCGTTTTTCGATGCCATTGAGCACCTGAAGGGCGTGCAGATGATTACGCCCAGCCTGGGGTTTCGGGTGCTCAACGCCCGGGGCTTCAGCAACACCACCAACGTGCGCTTCGCCCAGCTCGTGGACGGCATCGACAACCAGGCCCCGCACATTGGGGCACCTATCGGCAATCTGCTAGGGCCGAGTGATTTGGATATTCAGGCCGTGGAGCTGGTGCCGGGCACGGCCGCCGCGCTGTATGGGCTGAATGCCATCAACGGGCTGGCCAACTTCAGCACCCGTAACCCGTTCCGCAGCCCCGGCCTGAGCGTGCAACAGAAGGTGGGCGTCAACCACCTCAACGACCCGGCCACCGACGCGCACGCCTTTTCCGAAACCAGTGTGCGCTACGCCCAGGTGCTGGGGCCGAAGTGGGCGGTGAAGGTGAACGGCACCTACCTGCGCGGCTACGACTGGATTGCCCACGACCCGACCGACATCAACCCCAACGGCAACGCCACCACCGGTCTGCTGGGAGCCGATAACCCGGCCCGCGACCTGGTGAGTAGCTACGGCAATGAGTCGTCGAACCGCTCGAACCTCACGCTGGGGGGCAAAAGCTACCAGGTGGCCCGCACCGGCTACCGGGAGCAGGACGTGACCGACTACCAACTGCAAACCCTCAAGTACGACGCGGCCCTGCACTACAAGCTGACCGATAAGGCGGAGCTGGCCTACACCTACCGCGGGGCCAACTTCGACAACGTGTACCAGCGCAGCAACCGGTTCCGGCTCGACAACTACCACCTGCAGCAGCACGCCTTGCAGCTCACCGGCCCCGTGGTGCAGGCCCGCGCCTACTTCACCCAGGAAAACACCGGCCGCAGCTACAACCTGCGCAGCATGGCCGAAAACCTGGACCGCAGCTTCAAGCCCGATAACCTCTGGAACCAGGACTACACCGCCGCCTGGAACGCCGCCGCGCAGGCCGGCCAAACGGTGGCGCAGGCTCACGCCGCCGCCCGCGCCGCCGCCGATGCGGGTCGCCTGCAGCCCGGCACTCCCGAGTTTCAACAGCGCCTGCGGGAGCTGGCCGACATCAACAACTGGGACCAGGGCGCGGCTCTGCGCGTGCAGGCCGATTTGCTGCACCTGGAAGGCCAGCTGAACCTCAGCGAAGCTTTGCGCCGGGGCGGTAGCAAGGGGCTGCCCGCCTGGGCCGACGTGCTGCTGGGGCTCGACCACCGCACCTACTTCATCCGGCCCGACGGCAACTACTTCATCAACCCCGAAGCAGGGGAGGACCCGTTCAGCACGCTCACGTACGGCAAAACCGGGGGCTTCGTGCAGGCCGGGGCGCGGCTCTGGGAAGAGAAAATCCGCCTGACGGCCACCCTGCGGGCCGATAAGAACGATTATTTCACCACCCGCTTCAACCCCCGCCTCACGGCCGTGTACTCGCCCACTCAGCGCCACAACTTCCGGGTGAGCTACCAGAGCGGCTACCGGTTTCCGAGTTTGTTCGAGGGGTTTTCCAACGTGAACAGCGGGCAGGTGAAGCGCATTGGGGGGCTCCGGGTGATGTCGGACGGGGTGTTTGAGAACAGCTACTTGCGCAGCTCCATCGACGCGTTCAATGCGGCCGTCACGCGGGGCGTGAACACCGGCGGCCTCTCGCGCAGCCAGGCCATCAGCCAGAACCAGGGCCTGCTGCAGAAGAATCCCTACACCTACCTGCGGCCCGAGCACATCAAGTCCGTAGAGCTGGGCTACAAAGCCGCTCTGCTGCCCGGCGGCCGTCTGCTGGCCGATATGGAATTCTATTCCAACACTTACCGCGACTTTATTGCCCAGATGGAAGCCTACGTGCCCCTCAACGCCGCTGGTCAGCCCCTGCCCACTGGCTCCGACCTGAACGCCGTGGCCACCGCCCTGAGTGCCCGCGCCGGCCAGGCCCGCTACCGCCTCTGGACGAACTCCCGCAGCCGGGTGTACAACTACGGCGGCTCGCTGGGTTTGCGCTACGAGGTGGCCGGCGGCTACCTGGCCGGGGCCAGCACCACCTACGCCCGCCTGCGCCGCACCGAGTCGGGCGACGGGCTGGAGGATGGCTTCAACACGCCGCGCTGGGCCGCCAACGTGAGCCTGGGCAACGAAAACGTAGCCCACAACATCGGCTTTGGCCTCAACTACCACTGGCAGCAGCGCTACTACTCCCAAACCTTCCTGGTGACCGGCTACGTGCCCGCCTACGGCACCCTCGATGCCCAGCTCAGCTACCGCCTGCCCGAGCCTAACCTGCGCTTCAAACTAGGAGCCAGCAACCTGCTCAACCACTACTACGTGAGCTACCTCGGCGGCCCCGGCGTGGGCGCCCTCTACTACCTGCAACTGACGTATGGGCTGTGA
- a CDS encoding FAD binding domain-containing protein: MNSFTYHRATAVEDAVRDQASHEGSAYIGGGTNLIDLMKESVERPTHLVNVAKLPLAAIESQPDGGLRLGAMATNADTAWNEDVKSRYPLLNQAILAGASPQLRNAATNGGNLMQRTRCLYFYDLATPCNKREPGTGCSAVGGFNRIHAILGASEHCIATHPSDMCVALAALAPTVRVSGPNGERSIAFDDFHRLPENQPEKDNTLAPGELIISLDLPEKGFEKNFSYLKLRDRNSYAFALISVAVGLELEGGTIKDARLALGGVAHKPWRDQKAEAMLKGQPATEDTFRRVAAQVVAEAKGQGSNDFKIALAQRAIVRALKQAADGSQKASDVFQNSNP; encoded by the coding sequence ATGAACTCATTTACCTACCACCGCGCGACGGCCGTTGAGGATGCCGTGCGGGACCAGGCCAGCCACGAAGGCTCGGCCTACATCGGGGGCGGCACCAACCTCATCGACCTGATGAAGGAAAGCGTGGAGCGCCCCACCCACCTCGTGAACGTGGCCAAGCTGCCGCTGGCCGCCATCGAAAGCCAGCCCGACGGCGGCCTGCGCCTGGGCGCCATGGCCACCAACGCCGACACGGCCTGGAACGAGGACGTGAAAAGCCGCTACCCGCTGCTCAACCAAGCCATTCTGGCCGGCGCCTCGCCCCAGCTGCGCAACGCGGCTACCAACGGCGGCAATCTCATGCAGCGCACCCGCTGCCTGTATTTCTATGATCTGGCCACGCCCTGCAACAAGCGTGAGCCGGGCACCGGCTGCTCGGCCGTCGGGGGCTTCAACCGCATTCATGCCATTCTGGGGGCCAGTGAGCACTGCATTGCCACCCACCCGTCGGATATGTGCGTGGCCCTGGCGGCGCTGGCTCCTACGGTGCGCGTGAGCGGGCCCAACGGCGAGCGGAGCATTGCCTTCGACGACTTCCACCGCCTGCCCGAAAACCAGCCCGAGAAAGACAACACCCTAGCCCCCGGCGAGTTGATCATCAGCCTCGACCTGCCGGAGAAAGGCTTTGAGAAAAACTTCAGCTACTTGAAGCTGCGCGACCGAAACAGCTACGCCTTCGCCCTGATTTCGGTGGCGGTAGGGCTGGAGCTGGAGGGCGGCACCATCAAGGATGCCCGCCTGGCGCTGGGCGGCGTGGCCCACAAGCCCTGGCGCGACCAGAAGGCCGAGGCCATGCTGAAAGGCCAGCCCGCCACCGAGGACACCTTCCGCCGCGTGGCGGCCCAGGTAGTAGCCGAGGCCAAAGGCCAGGGCTCCAACGACTTCAAGATTGCGCTGGCCCAGCGCGCCATCGTGCGGGCCCTGAAGCAGGCCGCCGACGGCTCACAGAAGGCTTCCGACGTATTTCAGAACTCCAATCCCTAA
- a CDS encoding nucleotide-binding protein encodes MATKRNNQSEQNEVTVLIKSKEHFSQELQERIKTARDILDNKNDQNYPKTLYTFFSSWNDYNLELLKQSFNIPYNEYRHSYDNAGEWSGMRIRSIGAPPPTENQILQGQIAKIESKVNNLENLHQKVKLIKSSSESADKKESISINATADLNKVFIVHGHDELAKIETARFIEKLGLNPIILHEQASSGRTIIEKIEAHSNVGFGIVLYTPCDVGASKEDAENLQSRARQNVVFEHGFLIGKIGRNNVCALVKGNIETPNDISGVVYISMANDWKLSLTKELRSSGYKIDMNLVI; translated from the coding sequence ATGGCAACAAAGAGAAATAATCAATCAGAACAAAATGAGGTTACAGTGCTCATTAAATCAAAGGAACATTTTTCGCAAGAGCTTCAAGAAAGAATCAAAACAGCAAGAGATATATTGGATAATAAAAATGATCAAAATTACCCAAAAACACTGTATACCTTTTTTTCGTCATGGAACGATTATAATCTGGAATTATTGAAGCAATCATTCAACATTCCGTACAACGAATATAGGCACTCGTATGATAATGCGGGTGAATGGAGCGGCATGCGAATTCGAAGTATTGGGGCTCCACCGCCAACTGAAAATCAAATTTTGCAAGGACAAATTGCAAAAATTGAAAGCAAAGTAAATAATCTTGAGAACTTACATCAAAAAGTCAAATTAATAAAATCATCATCCGAGTCAGCAGATAAGAAAGAGTCGATTTCTATAAATGCAACAGCTGACCTAAACAAGGTTTTCATAGTACATGGCCATGATGAATTAGCCAAAATTGAAACCGCACGATTTATAGAGAAATTAGGGCTAAACCCAATAATTCTTCATGAGCAAGCAAGCTCTGGAAGAACAATTATAGAGAAAATCGAAGCTCATTCTAATGTAGGATTCGGCATAGTATTATATACACCTTGCGATGTTGGAGCAAGTAAAGAAGATGCAGAAAATCTTCAATCTAGGGCACGTCAAAATGTCGTTTTTGAGCATGGTTTTTTAATTGGTAAAATAGGCAGAAATAATGTATGTGCTTTGGTAAAAGGAAATATTGAGACCCCTAATGACATTTCTGGTGTAGTTTACATATCAATGGCAAATGATTGGAAACTAAGTCTTACTAAAGAGCTTAGAAGTAGCGGATACAAGATTGATATGAATCTTGTCATCTGA
- a CDS encoding xanthine dehydrogenase family protein molybdopterin-binding subunit: MSTTNYIGKATSRVDGPAKVTGTATYAAEYHLPNMAYAYVVNSPIAKGKITKIHADEVLALPGVIQVFSHENVPSVAWLDKKHKDLVAPGGSPFRALQEPEIQFSQQPVALIVADTFELARYAASVLRIEYDEEKHETNLETQRAKGYEPGSGKTGFQPPPPPRGNPDKAWEAAEHRMEAEYVHGTQHHNPMELFSTTVEWRGEGQITAYDKTQGVFNVKNYLVGVFGLKKDDVRVVNEYMGGGFGSGLRPQYSVYLAVMASLELRRSVRLTLTRQQMFSFGHRPHVLQTVKLATNPDGSLAALQHHALHETSHFEDYTENVVNWSGMLYQCENVKLGYQLAKLDVFTPLDMRAPGAASGSIALEIAMDEMAYTAGLDPLEFRLRNYADRDQNVDKPFSSKKLRECYHQAAAKFGWEKRSQEPRSMREGKMLVGWGMAGGVWDATQQKSAAKASITADGKLTVMSGSGENGAGTYTIMTQIAAETMGLPLEAVSFKLGDTDQPEAPLQGGSWTAASVGTAIQSVCQDLAGKILKLAQKQDDSPLKDAKFEDVEFLNGQIRLRADHNQSVVIRDVLQASGEAKVEADGSTMPNMLKQKQYSLHAHNAVFVEVKVDEDLGTVHVTRVVNAIAAGRIINLKTARSQVLGSVVWGIGAALMEETVMDHKFGRYMNHNFAEYHVPVNADIHDIDVIFVDEEDDVVNPLGIKGIGEVGMLGVAAAVANAIHHATGKRVRDLPITIDKLL, encoded by the coding sequence ATGAGCACCACTAACTATATCGGCAAAGCCACCAGCCGCGTCGACGGGCCGGCCAAGGTGACGGGAACGGCCACCTACGCCGCCGAGTACCACCTGCCCAACATGGCGTATGCCTACGTGGTGAACAGCCCCATTGCCAAGGGCAAAATCACGAAGATCCACGCCGACGAGGTGCTGGCACTGCCCGGCGTTATCCAGGTGTTTTCGCACGAGAACGTGCCCTCCGTGGCCTGGCTCGACAAGAAGCACAAGGACCTGGTAGCGCCCGGCGGCTCGCCGTTCCGCGCGCTGCAGGAACCCGAAATTCAGTTCAGCCAGCAGCCGGTGGCCCTGATTGTGGCTGATACCTTCGAGCTGGCCCGCTACGCGGCCTCGGTGCTGCGCATCGAGTACGACGAAGAAAAGCACGAAACCAACCTCGAAACCCAGCGCGCCAAGGGCTACGAGCCGGGCAGCGGCAAAACCGGCTTCCAGCCGCCGCCACCGCCCCGCGGCAACCCCGACAAGGCCTGGGAGGCCGCCGAGCACCGCATGGAGGCCGAGTACGTGCACGGCACCCAGCACCACAACCCCATGGAGCTGTTCAGCACCACGGTGGAGTGGCGCGGCGAAGGTCAGATTACGGCCTACGACAAAACCCAGGGCGTTTTCAATGTGAAAAACTACCTGGTGGGCGTATTCGGCCTGAAGAAGGACGATGTGCGCGTGGTGAACGAGTACATGGGCGGCGGCTTCGGCTCAGGCCTGCGGCCGCAGTACTCGGTGTACCTGGCCGTGATGGCCTCGCTGGAGCTGCGCCGCTCGGTGCGCCTCACGCTCACGCGCCAGCAGATGTTCAGCTTCGGCCACCGGCCCCACGTGCTCCAGACCGTGAAGCTTGCCACCAACCCCGATGGCTCTTTGGCGGCCCTGCAGCACCACGCCCTCCACGAAACCTCGCACTTCGAGGACTACACCGAGAATGTGGTGAACTGGAGCGGCATGCTCTACCAGTGCGAGAATGTGAAGCTGGGCTACCAGCTGGCCAAGCTCGACGTGTTTACGCCCCTGGACATGCGGGCCCCTGGTGCCGCCTCGGGCAGCATTGCGCTGGAAATTGCCATGGACGAAATGGCCTATACCGCCGGCCTCGATCCGCTGGAGTTCCGCCTGCGCAACTACGCCGACCGTGACCAGAACGTGGATAAGCCATTCTCCAGCAAGAAGCTGCGCGAGTGCTACCACCAGGCGGCTGCCAAGTTTGGCTGGGAAAAGCGCAGCCAGGAGCCGCGCTCCATGCGCGAAGGCAAGATGCTGGTGGGCTGGGGCATGGCCGGCGGCGTCTGGGATGCCACCCAGCAGAAATCGGCTGCCAAGGCCTCCATCACGGCCGATGGCAAGCTGACGGTGATGAGCGGTTCCGGTGAAAACGGCGCCGGCACCTACACCATCATGACGCAGATTGCGGCCGAAACCATGGGCCTGCCCCTGGAGGCCGTATCCTTCAAGCTCGGCGACACCGACCAGCCCGAAGCCCCGCTGCAGGGCGGCTCCTGGACGGCGGCCTCCGTGGGCACGGCCATCCAGAGCGTGTGCCAGGACCTGGCCGGTAAAATCCTGAAGCTGGCCCAGAAGCAGGACGACTCGCCGCTCAAGGATGCCAAGTTCGAGGACGTGGAGTTCCTGAATGGCCAGATTCGCCTTCGCGCCGACCACAACCAGTCCGTGGTAATCCGCGACGTGCTGCAGGCCAGCGGCGAGGCCAAAGTGGAAGCCGATGGCTCCACGATGCCCAACATGCTCAAGCAGAAGCAGTACTCGCTGCACGCTCACAACGCCGTGTTTGTGGAAGTGAAGGTAGACGAGGACCTGGGCACGGTGCACGTCACGCGGGTGGTGAATGCCATTGCCGCCGGCCGCATCATTAACCTCAAAACGGCCCGCTCGCAGGTGTTGGGCTCGGTCGTGTGGGGCATCGGGGCGGCTCTGATGGAGGAAACCGTGATGGACCACAAGTTCGGGCGCTACATGAACCACAACTTTGCCGAGTACCACGTGCCCGTCAACGCCGACATTCACGACATCGACGTCATCTTCGTGGATGAGGAAGACGATGTGGTGAACCCGCTGGGCATCAAAGGCATCGGGGAAGTAGGCATGCTGGGGGTAGCCGCCGCCGTGGCCAACGCCATCCACCACGCCACCGGCAAGCGCGTCCGCGACCTGCCAATTACGATTGACAAGCTGCTGTAA
- the dnaB gene encoding replicative DNA helicase, giving the protein MGGPAGKLPPQALELEAAVLGALMLEKDALTTVIDILKPQSFYKDGHQRIFKAILNLFDKSEPIDILTVTHELREMGELEPAGGAHYVANLTFKVNSAANIEYHSRIITENAIKRELINIASTIQRDAFEDTTDVFNLLDSTEQALFEVSESNIRKNFDDMRSLMGKAIKELEEKKDQKDGLTGVPSGFSALDRVTSGWQPSDLVIIAARPGMGKTAFVVSAMRNAAVEFKKPVAIFSLEMSSLQLVNRLISAEAELDSEKIKKGNLADHEWAQLNHKISSLSSAPIYIDDTPGLSIRELRTKCRRLKAHHDISMIIIDYLQLMTGNTDGKGAGNREQEIASISRALKGIAKELNVPVLALSQLSRSVETRGGDKKPQLSDLRESGSIEQDADMVIFLYRPEYYKITEDEMGNPTQGTGEVIIAKHRNGSLETVQLKFIGKFTKFADLDGAGGFGDAGGFNPSAFPPSSFDEQTGFTPNTIRLGSRLNNDGPPPAQPFPRSNFDDGPPPF; this is encoded by the coding sequence ATGGGCGGGCCCGCGGGCAAGCTGCCGCCCCAGGCTCTGGAGCTGGAAGCCGCCGTGCTGGGCGCCCTCATGCTGGAAAAAGATGCCCTCACCACGGTTATCGACATCCTGAAGCCCCAAAGCTTCTATAAGGACGGCCACCAGCGCATCTTCAAGGCCATCCTGAACCTGTTCGATAAGTCAGAGCCGATTGATATTCTGACGGTTACGCACGAGCTGCGCGAGATGGGCGAGCTGGAGCCCGCCGGCGGCGCGCACTACGTAGCCAACCTCACGTTCAAGGTCAACTCGGCGGCCAACATCGAGTACCACTCCCGCATCATCACCGAAAACGCCATCAAGCGGGAGCTGATCAACATTGCCAGCACCATCCAGCGCGACGCCTTCGAGGACACCACCGACGTGTTCAACCTCCTCGACAGCACCGAGCAGGCACTGTTTGAGGTGTCGGAGTCGAACATTCGCAAGAACTTCGACGACATGCGCAGTCTGATGGGCAAGGCCATCAAGGAGCTGGAAGAAAAGAAGGACCAGAAGGACGGCCTCACCGGCGTGCCCTCCGGCTTCTCTGCCCTGGACCGCGTAACCTCCGGCTGGCAACCATCTGATTTAGTGATTATTGCGGCTAGGCCAGGTATGGGCAAAACGGCTTTCGTGGTTTCGGCCATGCGCAACGCGGCGGTGGAGTTCAAGAAGCCGGTAGCCATCTTCTCGCTGGAAATGTCCTCGCTGCAGCTGGTGAATCGTCTGATTTCGGCTGAGGCCGAGCTGGACTCCGAGAAGATCAAGAAGGGTAACCTCGCCGACCACGAGTGGGCCCAGCTCAACCACAAGATTTCCAGCCTGTCGTCGGCCCCGATATACATTGACGACACGCCGGGCCTGAGCATCCGGGAGCTGCGTACCAAGTGCCGCCGCCTCAAGGCCCACCACGATATTTCGATGATCATTATCGACTATCTGCAGCTGATGACCGGCAACACCGACGGCAAGGGCGCCGGCAACCGCGAACAGGAAATTGCCTCGATTTCGCGGGCGCTCAAAGGCATTGCTAAGGAGCTGAACGTGCCCGTGCTGGCCCTGTCGCAGCTCTCCCGCTCCGTGGAAACGCGCGGCGGCGACAAGAAGCCGCAGCTGAGTGACCTTCGCGAATCCGGCTCCATCGAGCAGGATGCCGACATGGTTATCTTCCTGTACCGCCCCGAGTACTACAAGATTACGGAGGACGAAATGGGCAACCCGACGCAGGGCACCGGCGAGGTTATCATTGCCAAGCACCGGAACGGCTCCCTGGAAACCGTGCAGCTCAAGTTCATCGGCAAGTTCACCAAGTTCGCTGACCTCGACGGCGCGGGCGGCTTCGGCGACGCCGGGGGCTTCAACCCCAGCGCCTTCCCGCCCAGTAGCTTCGACGAGCAGACCGGCTTCACGCCCAACACCATCCGGCTGGGCTCACGCCTCAACAACGACGGCCCGCCGCCGGCCCAGCCCTTCCCCCGCAGCAACTTCGACGACGGCCCGCCGCCGTTCTAA
- a CDS encoding (2Fe-2S)-binding protein, whose translation MTQQPTNSAASAGGVAAPPPTGPVSLTINGQQHTLQIAPWTTLLDALREYLHLTGTKKGCDHGQCGACTVLVNGKRVNSCLTLAVMHDDDDITTIEGMGTLEALHPLQQAFVDHDAFQCGYCTPGQICSAQGLINEGKAHTEDEIREHMSGNLCRCGAYVGILNAVKEVVDKKSSEHRS comes from the coding sequence ATGACCCAGCAACCGACCAACTCAGCGGCCAGTGCCGGCGGAGTGGCCGCGCCGCCACCTACCGGCCCGGTTAGCCTCACCATCAACGGTCAGCAGCACACGCTCCAGATTGCCCCCTGGACCACCCTGCTCGATGCCCTGCGCGAGTACCTACACCTGACCGGCACCAAAAAAGGCTGCGACCATGGCCAGTGTGGTGCCTGCACGGTGCTGGTGAACGGCAAGCGCGTGAATAGCTGCCTGACCCTGGCCGTGATGCACGACGACGACGACATCACCACCATCGAAGGTATGGGTACCCTGGAGGCCCTGCACCCGCTGCAGCAGGCCTTCGTCGACCACGACGCCTTCCAGTGCGGCTACTGCACCCCCGGCCAGATCTGCTCGGCTCAGGGCCTCATCAACGAAGGCAAAGCCCACACCGAAGACGAAATCCGGGAGCATATGAGTGGCAACCTCTGCCGCTGCGGCGCCTACGTAGGCATCCTCAACGCCGTGAAGGAAGTGGTGGATAAAAAGAGCTCAGAGCATAGAAGTTAG
- a CDS encoding MFS transporter — MSRTLPTIVGAQFCCTSLWFAGNAVAPELAARFQLPAGFVASLTSAVQLGFISGTLLFALLALADRFSPSRVFFVSALAAATANLGVHLSGLGAEGLLACRFLTGFFLAGIYPVGMKIAADYYQEGLGRSLGWLVGALVLGTAFPHLLRSVTGHLPWYYVTGATSALAVLGGVALLLLVPDGPFRRPGQRPRLTAFLAGFRQPQFRAAALGYFGHMWELYAFWAFVPVVLAAFQARHPAAALPVPLLSFGIIGGGSLACVGAGLLARRLGPSRVATTALALSGACCVASGLVLGGGSAVGLVAFLAFWGLVVVADSPMFSTLVARHAPAESRGAALTIVNCLGFALTIGSVQLTGWLAPRLPPQLLLLPLAIGPALGLWALWRGRRAV, encoded by the coding sequence CCGAGCTGGCGGCGCGGTTTCAGCTGCCGGCCGGCTTCGTGGCCTCGCTCACCAGCGCCGTGCAGTTGGGCTTTATCAGCGGCACGCTGCTGTTTGCGCTGCTGGCCCTCGCCGACCGGTTTTCACCCTCGCGGGTGTTCTTTGTGAGTGCGCTGGCGGCGGCCACCGCCAACCTGGGCGTGCACCTGAGCGGCCTCGGGGCCGAAGGGCTGCTGGCCTGCCGCTTCCTGACGGGCTTTTTCCTGGCCGGCATCTACCCGGTGGGCATGAAAATAGCCGCCGACTACTACCAGGAAGGCCTGGGCCGCTCCCTGGGGTGGCTGGTGGGGGCGCTGGTGCTGGGCACGGCGTTTCCGCACTTGCTACGTAGCGTTACGGGGCACTTGCCGTGGTACTATGTCACGGGCGCTACCTCGGCGCTGGCGGTGCTGGGCGGGGTGGCGCTGCTGCTGCTGGTGCCCGATGGCCCTTTCCGCCGCCCCGGGCAGCGGCCCCGGCTCACGGCATTTCTGGCGGGGTTCCGGCAGCCGCAGTTTCGGGCGGCGGCGCTGGGCTACTTCGGGCACATGTGGGAGCTGTACGCGTTCTGGGCGTTTGTGCCGGTGGTGCTGGCGGCGTTTCAGGCGCGGCACCCGGCGGCGGCGCTGCCGGTGCCGCTGCTCTCGTTCGGCATTATTGGCGGGGGCAGCCTGGCCTGCGTGGGCGCGGGGCTGCTGGCCCGGCGGCTGGGGCCCAGCCGGGTAGCCACCACGGCGCTGGCGCTGTCGGGGGCGTGCTGTGTGGCTTCGGGGCTGGTGCTGGGCGGGGGCTCGGCGGTGGGGCTGGTGGCGTTTCTGGCGTTCTGGGGGCTGGTGGTGGTGGCCGATTCGCCCATGTTCTCCACCCTGGTGGCCCGGCACGCCCCCGCCGAATCGCGCGGCGCGGCCCTGACCATCGTCAACTGCCTGGGGTTTGCCCTCACCATCGGGAGCGTGCAGCTCACCGGCTGGCTGGCCCCGCGCCTGCCGCCTCAGCTACTGCTGCTGCCCCTGGCCATCGGCCCGGCGCTGGGGCTGTGGGCGTTGTGGCGGGGAAGGCGGGCAGTTTAA
- a CDS encoding winged helix-turn-helix domain-containing protein: MKDLLRPDLTFRLTGRLWVESADDRFMGIGRLELLRQIQQHGSISKAAQEMGMSYKRAWDLVSSLNAQAARPLVLTQTGGKRGGGTVVTPEGEALIVEFEGLQGRFQAFLAAEAARLF; encoded by the coding sequence ATGAAAGACCTGCTGCGCCCCGACCTGACCTTCCGCCTCACCGGCCGCCTCTGGGTGGAATCCGCGGACGACCGGTTTATGGGCATCGGGCGGCTGGAGCTGCTGCGCCAGATTCAGCAGCACGGCTCCATCTCGAAGGCGGCGCAGGAAATGGGCATGTCGTACAAGCGGGCCTGGGATTTGGTATCGTCGCTGAACGCGCAGGCGGCCCGGCCGCTGGTGCTCACCCAAACCGGCGGCAAGCGCGGCGGTGGCACCGTGGTAACGCCCGAGGGCGAGGCTCTGATTGTAGAGTTTGAGGGCCTGCAGGGCCGGTTTCAGGCGTTTCTGGCCGCGGAGGCGGCGCGGCTGTTCTAG